One genomic window of Stenotrophomonas lactitubi includes the following:
- the argS gene encoding arginine--tRNA ligase: MKNLLRALISQGIEALRANGTLPVDSLPPDFVVERPKTRDHGDFATNAAMLLAKAARSNPRAVAQALVEALPRSEDVSKVEIAGPGFINFHLAPAAYQREAVTVIKEGADYGRNLSGNGRTVGVEYVSANPTGPLHVGHGRAAAIGDCVARVLDANGWNAKREFYYNDAGVQIENLALSTQARVKGIVPDQEGWPEGGYRGDYIADVARAYMSGASVDLEGTLVVGAKDPDDMQAIRRFAVAYLRNEQNLDLAAFGVDFDIYFLESSLYADGKVAEAVAKLQASGHTYEEGGALWLRSTDFGDDKDRVMRKSDGTFTYFVPDVAYHLSKWQRGYERAITELGADHHGSLARVRAGLQAMEVGIPQGWPEYVLHQMVTVMRGGEEVKLSKRAGSYFTLRDLIEEAGRDATRWFLIARKPDSQLTFDIDLARQQSNDNPVFYVQYAHARVCSLLRQAQEKGLVYEQGTGLSNLGRLDDDASLALMNEISRYPEVVEAAGVALEPHLVAQYLRELAHAFHTWYHGTPVLVDDATDRNAKLTLACAARQVLANGLDLLGVSAPEKM, from the coding sequence GTGAAAAATCTCCTCCGCGCCCTGATCAGCCAAGGCATCGAAGCCTTGCGCGCCAATGGCACCCTGCCCGTCGACTCCCTGCCGCCGGACTTCGTGGTCGAGCGCCCGAAGACCCGCGACCATGGCGACTTCGCCACCAACGCCGCGATGCTGCTGGCCAAAGCCGCGCGCAGCAATCCGCGCGCAGTGGCGCAGGCGCTGGTCGAGGCGCTGCCGCGCAGCGAAGACGTCAGCAAGGTCGAGATCGCCGGCCCCGGTTTCATCAATTTCCACCTGGCACCGGCCGCGTACCAGCGTGAAGCCGTCACCGTGATCAAGGAAGGCGCCGATTACGGCCGCAACCTGTCCGGCAATGGCCGCACGGTGGGCGTGGAGTATGTGTCGGCCAACCCGACCGGTCCCCTGCATGTCGGCCACGGCCGCGCTGCGGCCATCGGCGACTGCGTGGCACGCGTGCTCGATGCCAACGGCTGGAACGCCAAGCGCGAGTTCTACTACAACGATGCCGGCGTGCAGATCGAGAACCTGGCGCTGTCGACCCAGGCCCGGGTGAAAGGCATCGTTCCGGACCAGGAAGGCTGGCCGGAAGGCGGCTATCGCGGCGACTACATCGCCGACGTGGCGCGCGCCTACATGTCCGGCGCCAGCGTCGACCTGGAAGGCACCCTCGTGGTTGGCGCCAAGGACCCGGACGACATGCAGGCGATCCGTCGCTTCGCCGTGGCCTACCTGCGCAACGAGCAGAACCTGGACCTGGCCGCGTTCGGCGTGGATTTCGACATCTACTTCCTGGAAAGCTCGCTGTACGCCGACGGCAAGGTGGCCGAGGCGGTGGCCAAGCTGCAGGCGTCCGGCCATACCTATGAAGAAGGCGGCGCGCTGTGGCTGCGCAGCACCGACTTCGGTGACGACAAGGACCGCGTGATGCGCAAGTCCGACGGCACCTTCACCTACTTCGTGCCGGACGTGGCCTACCACCTGTCGAAGTGGCAGCGCGGCTACGAGCGCGCGATCACCGAGCTGGGCGCTGACCACCACGGTTCGCTGGCGCGCGTGCGTGCCGGCCTGCAGGCCATGGAAGTGGGCATCCCGCAGGGCTGGCCGGAATACGTGCTGCACCAGATGGTGACCGTCATGCGCGGCGGCGAGGAAGTGAAGCTGTCCAAGCGTGCCGGCAGCTACTTCACCCTGCGCGACCTGATCGAAGAAGCCGGCCGCGATGCCACCCGCTGGTTCCTGATCGCGCGCAAGCCCGATTCGCAGCTGACCTTCGACATCGACCTGGCCCGCCAGCAGAGCAACGACAACCCGGTGTTCTACGTGCAGTACGCCCATGCCCGCGTGTGCAGCCTGCTGCGCCAGGCGCAGGAGAAGGGTCTGGTCTACGAACAGGGTACTGGCCTGTCCAACCTGGGCCGTCTGGACGATGACGCATCGCTGGCCCTGATGAACGAGATCTCGCGTTATCCGGAAGTGGTGGAAGCGGCCGGCGTGGCGCTGGAGCCGCACCTGGTCGCGCAGTACCTGCGCGAATTGGCACACGCCTTCCACACGTGGTATCACGGGACGCCGGTGCTGGTGGACGACGCGACCGATCGCAATGCCAAGTTGACCCTGGCCTGCGCAGCGCGCCAGGTACTGGCCAACGGCCTCGACCTCCTGGGCGTTTCCGCCCCGGAAAAAATGTAA
- the radC gene encoding RadC family protein: MPIHEWPEEERPREKLLARGPTSLSDAELLALFLGSGIGGRDAVQTARDLLLAHGPLRVLLDRPARELSKLPGLGPARSCTLAAGLELAHRYLAAELQQGEAVGNNPVTVGRYLQHRLRGQARELFVVLFLDNRHRLIACEELFAGTINAAPVYPREVVRRALLHNAAAVILSHNHPSGDPEPSAADAQITEELHRALALVDIRLLDHFVVGEGRPVSFAERGLLPPLQARLVG; this comes from the coding sequence ATGCCCATCCATGAATGGCCCGAAGAAGAGCGCCCCCGCGAGAAGCTGCTGGCCCGGGGGCCCACGTCACTGTCCGACGCCGAACTGCTGGCCCTGTTCCTGGGTTCCGGCATTGGCGGCCGGGACGCCGTACAGACCGCGCGCGACCTGTTGCTCGCCCACGGTCCATTGCGGGTGCTGCTGGACCGCCCCGCCCGCGAACTGTCGAAACTGCCTGGGTTGGGGCCGGCGCGCAGCTGCACGCTGGCCGCAGGGCTGGAACTGGCCCACCGCTACCTGGCCGCTGAACTGCAGCAGGGCGAAGCGGTCGGCAACAATCCCGTGACCGTCGGCCGCTACCTGCAGCACCGTCTGCGCGGGCAGGCCCGGGAGCTGTTCGTGGTCCTGTTCCTGGACAACCGCCACCGCCTGATCGCCTGCGAGGAACTGTTCGCCGGCACCATCAACGCAGCCCCGGTCTACCCCCGCGAAGTGGTCCGCAGAGCCCTGCTGCACAACGCCGCCGCGGTCATCCTCAGCCATAACCACCCCTCCGGCGACCCGGAACCCTCGGCCGCCGACGCACAGATCACCGAAGAGCTGCATCGGGCCCTCGCCCTGGTCGACATCCGCCTGCTGGACCACTTCGTGGTGGGCGAGGGGCGTCCCGTTTCGTTTGCTGAACGGGGTCTCCTACCGCCGCTTCAGGCCCGTCTGGTCGGATGA
- a CDS encoding response regulator transcription factor — MQPRIIIADDHPVVLHGIRIVLERHQMDVAGAAADGAGLLQLLIQQPCHAVLTDLSMPGPGPDGPALLAVLRQRHPELPVVVLTGARHPGLLDGLLRDGVHGLVDKSADFAELPQALHAAMAGQIFVSDQLRRHLQARDLLFPHPPAALSTRELEVLQLLTDGLNINAIADRSGRSPKTISRQKAEAMRKLGLQNNQELYDYLQTRRD; from the coding sequence GTGCAACCGCGCATCATCATTGCCGACGACCATCCGGTCGTCCTGCACGGCATCCGAATCGTGCTCGAGCGTCACCAGATGGACGTGGCCGGTGCCGCTGCCGACGGTGCTGGACTGCTGCAGCTGCTGATACAGCAGCCCTGCCATGCCGTACTCACCGACCTGTCCATGCCCGGCCCGGGCCCGGACGGTCCCGCACTGCTGGCCGTGCTGCGCCAACGCCATCCCGAACTTCCCGTGGTGGTGCTGACCGGGGCCAGGCACCCGGGGTTGCTCGATGGCCTGCTACGCGATGGCGTACACGGCCTGGTCGACAAGAGCGCCGACTTCGCCGAGTTGCCGCAGGCCCTGCATGCCGCCATGGCAGGGCAGATATTCGTTTCCGATCAGCTGCGGCGCCACCTGCAGGCCCGCGATCTGCTGTTCCCGCATCCACCGGCCGCGTTGTCGACACGCGAACTGGAAGTGCTGCAACTGCTGACCGACGGCCTGAACATCAATGCCATCGCCGACCGCAGCGGGCGCAGCCCGAAGACGATCAGCCGGCAGAAGGCCGAAGCCATGCGCAAGCTGGGCCTGCAGAACAACCAGGAGCTGTACGACTACCTGCAGACCCGGCGCGATTGA
- the coaBC gene encoding bifunctional phosphopantothenoylcysteine decarboxylase/phosphopantothenate--cysteine ligase CoaBC, with amino-acid sequence MADSPNASPTRIRALEGQKLLLCVGGGIAAYKALELVRRLRDAGALVQVAMTAGAQQFVTPLSFQALSGQPTRTTLWDSAAEQAMGHIELARWADRIVIAPGTADLLARLAQGHADDLVSTLCLASTAPLTVCPAMNHRMWLHPATQANIALLRQRGAQVIGPVDGPLAEGESGPGRLAEPGDIVAALAANGTAAAAAAAPETHALQGLRLLISAGPTYEDIDPVRYVGNRSSGKMGYALAAAAAGLGAQVVLVSGPVQLPTPPGVQRIDVRSAAQMREAVLNALPADIYIGAAAVSDYTPRQVAAQKLKKTADSQSLVIELMRTPDILAEVAAQTQSLKLVVGFAAETHDVEKYARGKLVDKRLDLVIANQVGISGGGFESDNNAATAFWQDGEQVFPATSKRELAEQLLALIARRLQA; translated from the coding sequence GTGGCTGATTCTCCCAACGCTTCCCCGACGCGGATCCGCGCGCTGGAAGGCCAGAAACTGCTCTTGTGTGTCGGCGGCGGGATCGCGGCCTACAAGGCCCTGGAACTGGTTCGACGCCTGCGTGATGCCGGTGCGCTGGTACAGGTGGCGATGACGGCCGGCGCCCAGCAGTTCGTCACACCACTCAGCTTCCAGGCCCTTTCCGGCCAGCCGACCCGCACCACGTTGTGGGACAGCGCGGCCGAACAGGCCATGGGCCACATTGAACTGGCACGCTGGGCCGATCGCATCGTGATCGCGCCGGGCACCGCCGACCTGCTGGCACGCCTGGCCCAGGGCCACGCCGACGACCTGGTCAGCACCCTGTGCCTGGCCAGCACCGCGCCGCTGACCGTGTGCCCGGCGATGAACCATCGGATGTGGCTGCATCCGGCCACCCAGGCCAATATCGCCCTGCTGCGCCAGCGTGGCGCGCAGGTGATCGGTCCGGTCGATGGGCCGCTGGCCGAAGGCGAATCCGGCCCCGGCCGTCTGGCCGAGCCGGGCGACATCGTCGCCGCCCTGGCCGCCAACGGCACTGCTGCCGCAGCCGCTGCGGCGCCGGAAACGCATGCGCTGCAGGGTCTGCGCCTGCTGATCAGCGCCGGCCCGACCTATGAAGACATCGATCCGGTGCGTTACGTGGGCAACCGCAGCAGCGGCAAGATGGGGTACGCGCTGGCCGCCGCTGCCGCCGGGCTCGGTGCCCAGGTGGTGCTGGTCAGTGGCCCGGTGCAGCTGCCGACGCCGCCCGGCGTGCAGCGCATCGATGTGCGCTCTGCGGCGCAGATGCGCGAGGCGGTACTGAATGCGCTGCCGGCCGACATCTACATCGGCGCTGCTGCCGTTTCCGATTACACCCCGCGCCAGGTGGCCGCGCAGAAGCTGAAGAAGACTGCCGACAGCCAGTCGCTGGTGATCGAGCTGATGCGCACCCCGGACATCCTGGCCGAGGTTGCCGCGCAGACGCAGTCGTTGAAGCTGGTGGTCGGCTTTGCCGCCGAGACCCACGATGTGGAGAAATATGCGCGCGGCAAGCTGGTCGACAAGCGCCTGGACCTGGTGATCGCCAACCAGGTGGGTATCAGCGGCGGTGGTTTCGAAAGCGACAACAATGCCGCCACGGCCTTCTGGCAGGATGGCGAACAGGTATTCCCGGCTACTTCCAAGCGTGAGCTGGCCGAACAACTGCTGGCGCTGATCGCGCGGAGACTCCAGGCATGA
- the dut gene encoding dUTP diphosphatase gives MTQASNTHGFTPQPLQVKLLDPRFGDSWPLPAYATEASAGMDLRAALETALTLQPGDTALVPSGLAIHIADPHLCAVILPRSGLGHRHGIVLGNGTGLIDADYQGPLLISVWNRGREAFTIEPGDRIAQLVVVPIARVSLQVVDTFTDSVRGTGGFGHTGVR, from the coding sequence ATGACCCAGGCAAGCAACACCCACGGATTCACCCCACAACCGTTGCAGGTCAAGCTGCTCGACCCGCGCTTCGGTGACAGCTGGCCGCTGCCGGCCTATGCCACCGAAGCCAGCGCCGGCATGGATCTGCGCGCGGCGCTGGAAACCGCGCTGACCCTGCAGCCGGGCGATACCGCACTGGTCCCCAGCGGGCTGGCCATCCATATCGCCGACCCGCATCTGTGTGCGGTGATCCTGCCGCGTTCGGGCCTGGGCCACCGCCATGGCATCGTGCTCGGCAACGGCACCGGCCTGATCGACGCCGACTACCAGGGGCCGCTGCTGATCAGTGTCTGGAACCGTGGCCGCGAGGCCTTCACCATCGAGCCGGGCGATCGCATCGCGCAGCTGGTGGTCGTGCCGATTGCCCGCGTCAGCCTGCAGGTGGTGGATACTTTCACCGACAGCGTGCGGGGAACGGGTGGATTCGGCCATACCGGGGTGCGTTGA
- a CDS encoding phosphomannomutase/phosphoglucomutase, whose translation MSGIGEAQRGKSLGRSAPLLGVLLVLLAAWFGWSAVQQWRQAASGDALEQARDQAVQGLQQAASGQLQQLQQQLKGDRVQQALQAGDAAGAALALRESWTGVEQVEVLGADLAAGYADAATFGYARLALLESALADGKATLRVVRDGGGNRLGLAAPVQLAGVGPAVVYVRQPLLRLTAPLDQVRAPGNGFLALRQGTHNIVVQGDTGLSESAEAMARPVAGTTLRLAAGVPNVEPGPLGLGALASAIVALLLAFIAVLLVVGRGRLPKSLPLPSRRSAVADADHGPTLRESLQMVPPTVPGQAVAEAAPPPPPPVPAEELAAGIFRAYDIRGVVGSELTARTAALIGQAIGTVALEQGLREVVIGRDGRLSGPELSAGLAEGLRRAGCAVIDIGLAPTPVVYFAAFHLRTGTCVAVTGSHNPPDYNGFKIVIGGETLSGDAITDLYQRIVEGRLVQAAEPGDYQQREVSADYIQRIADDVQLDRPLKVVTDAGNGVAGAFAPQLLEAIGAEVIPLYCDVDGTFPNHHPDPSEPANLEDLVQTVKRFGADLGVAFDGDGDRLGVVTGEGKIIYADRLLMLFAADVLMRNPGAMVIYDVKCTGKLSDHVLRNGGSPLMWKTGHSLMKAKMRETDAELAGEMSGHFFFKERWFGFDDGLYAAARLLEILAQREETPDEVLAELPEMVATPELKVPVAEGTPHALVAMLVAAAQSPDNPYVGGRLSTIDGLRVDFADGWGLVRASNTTPVLVLRFEGNDEAALERIQALFRSQLQPVLGDTPLGF comes from the coding sequence ATGAGCGGCATCGGGGAAGCACAGCGGGGAAAGTCGTTGGGACGGAGCGCGCCATTGCTGGGTGTGCTGCTGGTACTGCTGGCCGCGTGGTTCGGCTGGAGCGCGGTACAGCAGTGGCGGCAGGCAGCCAGCGGGGACGCGCTGGAACAGGCGCGCGACCAGGCCGTGCAAGGGCTGCAGCAGGCCGCCTCCGGCCAGTTGCAGCAGCTGCAGCAGCAGTTGAAGGGCGACCGCGTCCAGCAGGCGCTGCAGGCGGGTGATGCCGCCGGCGCCGCGCTGGCGCTGCGGGAAAGCTGGACCGGCGTCGAGCAGGTGGAGGTGCTGGGCGCTGACCTGGCCGCGGGCTACGCAGATGCGGCCACCTTTGGATATGCACGCCTGGCCCTGCTGGAATCGGCGCTGGCCGATGGCAAGGCAACCCTGCGCGTGGTCCGCGATGGCGGCGGCAACCGCCTGGGTCTGGCCGCGCCGGTACAGCTGGCCGGTGTGGGACCGGCGGTGGTGTATGTGCGCCAGCCGCTGCTGCGGTTGACCGCGCCGCTGGACCAGGTGCGCGCCCCCGGCAACGGCTTCCTGGCGCTGCGCCAGGGAACGCACAACATCGTGGTGCAGGGCGATACCGGCCTGTCCGAGAGCGCCGAGGCAATGGCGCGCCCGGTGGCCGGAACCACGCTGCGACTGGCCGCCGGGGTACCCAATGTGGAACCCGGCCCACTGGGACTGGGAGCCCTGGCCAGCGCGATTGTCGCCCTGCTGCTGGCCTTCATCGCGGTACTGCTGGTGGTAGGCCGTGGCCGACTGCCGAAGTCACTGCCGCTGCCCAGCCGGCGCAGCGCGGTGGCCGACGCCGATCACGGCCCGACCCTGCGTGAAAGCCTGCAGATGGTGCCGCCGACGGTACCCGGCCAGGCGGTGGCCGAGGCTGCGCCGCCTCCGCCGCCACCGGTTCCCGCCGAGGAACTGGCTGCGGGCATCTTCCGCGCCTACGACATCCGCGGCGTGGTCGGCAGCGAACTGACGGCGCGCACCGCCGCGCTGATCGGCCAGGCCATCGGCACCGTCGCCCTCGAGCAGGGCCTGCGCGAGGTGGTGATCGGCCGCGATGGCCGCCTGTCCGGTCCGGAACTGTCGGCGGGGCTGGCCGAAGGCCTGCGGCGTGCCGGCTGTGCGGTGATCGATATCGGCCTGGCTCCGACCCCGGTCGTGTATTTCGCCGCCTTCCACCTGCGCACCGGTACCTGTGTTGCGGTCACCGGCAGCCACAACCCGCCGGACTACAACGGTTTCAAGATCGTCATCGGTGGTGAAACCCTGTCCGGCGATGCGATCACCGACCTTTACCAGCGCATTGTCGAAGGCCGCCTGGTGCAGGCGGCGGAACCGGGTGACTACCAGCAGCGCGAGGTCAGCGCCGACTACATCCAGCGTATTGCCGATGACGTGCAGCTGGACCGCCCGCTGAAGGTGGTTACCGATGCGGGCAACGGCGTGGCCGGTGCCTTCGCGCCGCAGCTGCTGGAAGCGATCGGCGCCGAAGTCATTCCGTTGTACTGCGATGTCGACGGCACCTTCCCCAACCACCACCCCGATCCCAGCGAACCGGCCAACCTGGAAGACCTGGTGCAGACGGTCAAGCGCTTCGGCGCCGACCTCGGCGTGGCGTTCGATGGTGATGGCGATCGCCTTGGCGTGGTCACCGGTGAAGGCAAGATCATCTACGCCGACCGTCTGCTGATGCTGTTCGCCGCCGACGTGCTGATGCGCAATCCGGGCGCGATGGTGATCTACGACGTGAAGTGCACCGGCAAGTTGTCCGATCACGTGCTGCGCAATGGTGGCAGCCCGTTGATGTGGAAGACCGGGCACTCGCTGATGAAGGCGAAGATGCGCGAGACCGACGCCGAACTGGCGGGCGAGATGAGCGGCCACTTCTTCTTCAAGGAGCGCTGGTTCGGCTTCGACGATGGCCTGTACGCCGCTGCACGCCTGCTGGAGATCCTGGCCCAGCGCGAAGAAACGCCGGACGAAGTGCTGGCCGAACTGCCGGAAATGGTGGCGACGCCGGAGCTGAAGGTGCCAGTGGCCGAGGGAACCCCGCATGCGTTGGTGGCGATGCTGGTGGCTGCTGCGCAGTCGCCGGACAACCCGTATGTCGGCGGTCGCCTGTCGACCATCGACGGCCTGCGGGTGGACTTCGCCGACGGCTGGGGCTTGGTGCGCGCGTCCAATACCACGCCGGTGCTGGTGCTGCGCTTCGAAGGCAACGACGAAGCGGCACTGGAACGCATCCAGGCATTGTTCCGCAGCCAGCTGCAGCCGGTGCTGGGCGACACCCCGCTGGGCTTCTGA